One window from the genome of [Mycobacterium] stephanolepidis encodes:
- a CDS encoding CGNR zinc finger domain-containing protein, whose translation MLFTHDTEQGLKSAAELINTARNDRELLPDLDALPPLLDRYGWTGRRDGDEAELQAVKTLRTRLGDIWAHINDEEYVVRRVNALLADTHASPWLTRHVEEPDWHLHMAASDAPLADRLGAETAMVFADLVRTGEQRRLKTCAAPDCDAVLIDLSRNRSRMFCDTGNCGNRQHVAAYRERMRDEP comes from the coding sequence ATGCTTTTCACTCATGACACGGAGCAGGGGCTGAAATCGGCGGCTGAGCTGATCAACACCGCCCGCAACGATCGGGAACTGCTCCCTGATCTGGACGCGCTGCCGCCGCTGCTGGATCGGTACGGCTGGACGGGCAGGCGTGACGGTGATGAGGCCGAGCTGCAGGCCGTGAAGACGCTACGGACCCGGTTGGGCGATATCTGGGCGCACATCAACGACGAGGAGTACGTGGTCCGGCGGGTCAATGCCTTGCTGGCCGACACCCACGCCTCGCCGTGGCTCACCCGGCATGTCGAGGAACCCGATTGGCACCTGCATATGGCTGCCAGTGACGCGCCGCTCGCGGACCGCCTCGGCGCCGAGACCGCCATGGTGTTCGCGGACCTGGTGCGCACCGGTGAACAGCGCCGGCTGAAGACCTGCGCGGCCCCGGACTGTGACGCCGTCCTGATCGATTTGTCGCGCAACAGGTCCAGGATGTTCTGCGACACCGGAAACTGCGGTAACCGGCAGCATGTGGCTGCCTACCGGGAACGTATGCGCGACGAGCCCTGA
- a CDS encoding EamA family transporter — translation MNDRATFRAGVILALVSAATFGFSGPFAKSLMAAGWSLTAVVTARLATGAAVMVVAACIAAPGWFSEARRHTRVVVLYGIIPVAGAQFCYFGAVRHMSVGVAMLLEFLSPILVIAWTWLSTRHRPHTRVLAGAALALVGMLLVLNIFSGSRVEPVGVLWGLGAAVCAAYYFISSHRAGGKAQGLQPITLTTSGLLVGTIAVGGFGLTGIMPMTFSAQDVQVAGWHTPVYVPILILGVVTTAIAYLTGIAAIARLKPSYASLIALTEVLCAVIAGWVLLGETIAPIQYVGAAVILAGLVLAHRGADTSADSESSAAGLSASLPAGFKSHGSDSELSVTSVCDATAESTPSQ, via the coding sequence GTGAACGACAGGGCCACTTTCCGGGCGGGCGTGATTCTCGCCCTCGTCTCGGCCGCCACCTTCGGGTTTTCCGGCCCCTTCGCCAAGTCGCTCATGGCGGCCGGATGGTCCCTGACCGCCGTCGTCACCGCGCGCCTGGCCACCGGCGCCGCGGTGATGGTGGTAGCCGCATGTATCGCGGCGCCCGGATGGTTCTCCGAAGCCAGGCGCCACACCAGAGTCGTTGTGCTGTACGGGATCATTCCCGTGGCCGGTGCCCAGTTCTGCTACTTCGGCGCCGTCAGGCACATGTCGGTGGGCGTGGCGATGCTCTTGGAGTTCCTGAGCCCCATCCTGGTTATCGCGTGGACCTGGCTGTCCACCCGGCACCGTCCGCACACCCGGGTGCTTGCCGGCGCGGCGCTCGCACTGGTGGGGATGCTGTTGGTGCTCAACATCTTCAGCGGATCCCGCGTAGAGCCGGTGGGGGTGCTGTGGGGTTTGGGGGCAGCGGTCTGCGCCGCGTACTACTTCATCTCGTCACACCGTGCGGGCGGCAAGGCACAAGGGCTGCAACCGATCACGTTGACCACCAGTGGGCTACTCGTCGGCACCATCGCGGTCGGCGGCTTCGGGCTGACCGGGATCATGCCGATGACCTTTTCCGCTCAGGATGTGCAGGTCGCGGGCTGGCACACACCGGTCTATGTGCCCATTCTCATTCTCGGAGTGGTCACCACCGCGATCGCCTATCTCACCGGTATCGCCGCCATCGCCCGACTCAAGCCGAGCTATGCGTCGTTGATCGCGCTCACCGAAGTACTGTGCGCGGTGATCGCGGGCTGGGTCCTGCTCGGGGAAACCATCGCACCCATCCAGTACGTGGGCGCCGCGGTCATTCTCGCGGGACTGGTTCTGGCACATCGGGGTGCGGATACCTCGGCGGATTCCGAATCCAGCGCGGCCGGGCTATCAGCTTCTTTACCTGCGGGATTTAAATCACATGGCAGTGACAGCGAATTATCCGTAACCTCAGTGTGTGACGCTACAGCCGAATCCACGCCCAGCCAGTAA
- a CDS encoding cutinase family protein, whose amino-acid sequence MFAAAARAAVVSVAAIMLTTGLAVILPATASAACPNVEVSFARGRSQPPGVGNIGDGFISALRNRVKDVGVYAVRYDANTDVSGGANDLSAHLQSVANSCPNTKLVVGGYSLGAGVVDTALGFQGPVSIGDFFNFTNPVPPEVGDRIRAIVTFGNIVNRFAPIQNLAGAYSDRVLDLCNDGDPVCMAGDNESWKSHTTYPPALFAQAADFAAARVN is encoded by the coding sequence TTGTTCGCCGCCGCCGCGCGCGCGGCGGTTGTTTCGGTTGCGGCAATCATGTTGACCACTGGTCTCGCGGTCATCCTCCCCGCCACCGCCTCGGCGGCATGTCCCAACGTCGAGGTTTCCTTCGCCCGCGGGCGTTCCCAGCCGCCAGGCGTCGGAAACATCGGCGACGGATTCATCAGCGCGCTGCGAAACCGCGTCAAAGATGTTGGTGTGTACGCAGTCCGGTACGACGCCAATACCGACGTCAGCGGCGGAGCCAACGACCTGAGCGCCCACCTGCAATCGGTGGCCAACTCATGCCCCAACACCAAGCTGGTGGTCGGCGGTTACTCCCTCGGCGCCGGTGTCGTCGACACCGCGCTGGGTTTCCAGGGTCCCGTCTCGATCGGAGACTTCTTCAACTTCACCAATCCGGTTCCCCCGGAGGTCGGTGACCGTATTCGGGCGATCGTCACCTTCGGCAACATCGTCAACCGCTTCGCCCCGATCCAGAATCTCGCGGGTGCCTATTCCGATCGCGTCCTTGACCTGTGCAATGACGGCGACCCCGTCTGCATGGCGGGCGACAACGAGAGCTGGAAGTCCCACACCACATACCCACCGGCACTGTTCGCGCAGGCTGCGGACTTCGCTGCCGCTCGAGTGAACTAG
- a CDS encoding alpha/beta fold hydrolase gives MTVSQITHRQLPVNGIDIHVAEQGEGPAVVLCHGFPGLWYTWRHQLAALSAAGYRAIAPDMRGYGRTTAPRDATAYDRSTTVNDLVGLLDALDLRDAVFCGHDFGAHLVWDMPAWAGDRVRALIQLSVPRTRRLPVTPSVGFNYLASQHFTHLEYFQEPGVAESELDTQPKMFLAALFHALSGANRYLDCWDHPAQVDGKRNGYLDVLPSPPPLPWNWLSEQDLDYYAAEFTRTGFTGGLNWYRAEDVVWAQNEYLHDRPIGVPVAFIAGSADPVLEMLGRDPMTAMADLVPGLRSVLIVEGAGHFVQMERPDAVNTAMVEFLGSLPPR, from the coding sequence GTGACTGTTTCCCAGATCACCCACCGTCAGCTGCCGGTCAATGGAATCGACATCCACGTGGCCGAACAGGGCGAAGGCCCGGCGGTTGTTCTGTGCCACGGATTTCCCGGGCTCTGGTACACCTGGCGCCACCAGCTGGCGGCGCTGTCTGCCGCCGGATATCGGGCCATCGCACCGGATATGCGCGGATATGGGCGCACGACGGCACCGCGGGACGCAACCGCCTATGACCGCAGCACCACGGTCAACGACCTCGTCGGCCTGTTGGACGCCCTCGATCTGCGCGATGCGGTGTTCTGCGGACACGATTTTGGGGCACATCTGGTGTGGGACATGCCCGCCTGGGCGGGAGATCGAGTTCGAGCACTGATCCAGCTGTCGGTACCGCGCACCCGGCGACTCCCGGTCACCCCGAGCGTTGGATTCAATTACCTTGCCTCCCAGCACTTCACGCATCTGGAGTACTTCCAGGAGCCGGGCGTGGCGGAGTCCGAGCTGGATACGCAGCCAAAGATGTTCCTGGCCGCGCTGTTCCACGCTCTCAGCGGCGCGAATCGCTATCTCGACTGTTGGGACCACCCGGCGCAGGTTGATGGCAAACGTAATGGCTACCTAGATGTCCTTCCGAGCCCTCCTCCCCTGCCGTGGAATTGGCTTTCCGAGCAAGATCTCGACTACTACGCGGCCGAATTCACGCGTACGGGATTCACCGGCGGCCTCAACTGGTACCGGGCCGAGGATGTGGTGTGGGCCCAAAACGAGTACCTGCATGACAGACCCATCGGCGTACCGGTGGCCTTCATCGCCGGATCGGCCGATCCGGTCCTGGAAATGCTGGGCCGCGACCCCATGACGGCCATGGCGGATCTCGTTCCCGGTTTGCGGTCGGTGCTGATCGTCGAGGGGGCCGGACACTTCGTGCAAATGGAGCGACCGGACGCCGTCAACACCGCGATGGTGGAGTTCCTGGGTTCACTTCCGCCCAGGTGA
- a CDS encoding cutinase family protein: MFISLVTISQPAPATADPCAAVDVSFARGRDEPPGLGRVGQAFVDALGPKVGSMNVYPVNYSAGLLSTGEGADDLRGHLSDVASSCPNTKLVIGGYSMGATVVDDVANNPPPDVAGRIRGIATFGNIDRRGGGMTGPLAGRWIDQCNPGDPVCQEGGRSWTAHQTYEQTNLPAQAASFVAGKL; this comes from the coding sequence ATGTTCATCAGTCTGGTGACCATTTCGCAGCCGGCACCCGCGACCGCCGACCCGTGCGCCGCCGTGGATGTCTCCTTCGCTCGCGGCCGTGATGAGCCGCCCGGCCTCGGCCGCGTAGGCCAGGCATTCGTCGACGCCCTCGGCCCCAAGGTCGGCAGTATGAACGTCTACCCCGTCAACTACAGCGCCGGACTGCTCTCAACCGGAGAGGGCGCCGATGACCTGCGCGGACACCTCAGCGACGTCGCGTCGTCCTGCCCGAACACCAAGTTGGTGATCGGCGGATACTCGATGGGCGCAACCGTCGTGGATGACGTCGCCAACAACCCGCCACCGGACGTCGCGGGCCGGATCAGGGGAATCGCGACCTTCGGGAACATCGACCGGCGCGGTGGCGGCATGACCGGCCCCCTCGCCGGACGGTGGATCGATCAGTGCAATCCCGGAGACCCGGTCTGCCAGGAGGGCGGCCGCTCGTGGACCGCGCATCAGACCTACGAGCAGACCAATCTGCCCGCGCAGGCTGCGTCTTTCGTGGCGGGCAAGCTGTAG
- a CDS encoding cutinase family protein — MTTHQRGTRVGVVLSYLVALTVFALSAVNVVGLVYAVPHASADPCSDVDVSFARGRKEPVGLGRVGGEFVDSLTPRIEATGASMNVYPVNYDAGIFSAGGGANDLSNHLQAVAASCPRTKLVIGGYSMGAEVIDTIIGVPNVGIGFNRPLPAAVGDRIVAIATFGNATHRTGGPLSGIAGVFGSRAIDLCNQGDPICMAGPNNSWDAHTSYERTGLPAEAAAFVASKLNRHGEAESGE, encoded by the coding sequence GTGACCACGCATCAGCGGGGCACGAGGGTCGGCGTTGTCCTGAGTTATCTTGTCGCCCTGACGGTCTTCGCGCTGTCGGCGGTGAATGTTGTCGGGCTTGTCTATGCGGTGCCTCACGCGTCGGCAGATCCGTGTTCGGACGTAGACGTCTCATTTGCACGGGGTCGCAAGGAGCCAGTCGGATTGGGCCGCGTGGGCGGCGAGTTCGTGGACTCGCTGACCCCACGCATCGAGGCCACCGGGGCCAGTATGAACGTCTACCCCGTCAACTACGACGCCGGCATCTTCTCGGCCGGCGGCGGGGCCAATGATCTGAGCAATCACCTGCAAGCTGTGGCAGCCAGCTGCCCTCGGACCAAGCTCGTCATCGGCGGGTACTCCATGGGTGCCGAGGTAATCGACACGATCATCGGTGTTCCGAACGTGGGCATCGGGTTCAACCGCCCCCTGCCCGCCGCAGTGGGCGACCGCATCGTGGCGATCGCGACGTTCGGCAACGCCACCCACCGCACCGGGGGCCCGCTGAGCGGTATCGCGGGCGTATTCGGCTCGCGGGCAATCGATCTCTGTAATCAAGGAGACCCGATCTGCATGGCCGGTCCGAACAACAGCTGGGATGCCCACACCTCCTACGAACGCACCGGACTTCCCGCTGAGGCCGCGGCGTTCGTTGCCTCGAAACTCAACCGCCACGGCGAAGCCGAGTCCGGCGAGTAG
- the truA gene encoding tRNA pseudouridine(38-40) synthase TruA — MVTPENQPATGDGGGLVRLRLDIAYDGTDFAGWATQVNQRTVAGVLGEAFTTIVGEPVSLYAAGRTDAGVHATGQVAHIDIPSARLPEILGRSRSADAPEFGRLIRRLSRFLPKDVRVLDMRRAPEHFDARFSALRRHYEYRFSTAPFGVLPLARHDVVGWHRPLDVDAMAEASRKLLGLNDFAAFCRHRDGATTIRELQRFDWTVDGHRLAAHVSADAFCWSMVRSLVGAVLVVGEGRRPVQWCADLLKKERRSSDFAAAPARGLTLVGVDYPPDDEMAARVLITRDVRVRKD; from the coding sequence TTGGTCACACCTGAGAACCAGCCCGCTACCGGAGACGGTGGCGGGCTGGTTCGTTTACGGCTCGATATTGCTTATGACGGAACCGATTTCGCAGGGTGGGCCACTCAAGTCAACCAACGTACGGTCGCGGGGGTGCTGGGTGAGGCATTCACGACCATCGTGGGCGAGCCCGTCTCGCTGTACGCCGCCGGGCGCACCGACGCGGGTGTGCATGCCACGGGCCAGGTAGCGCATATCGACATCCCGTCTGCTCGGCTGCCGGAAATCCTCGGTAGATCACGCTCCGCAGACGCGCCCGAGTTCGGCAGGCTGATCCGGCGGCTGTCACGTTTCTTGCCCAAAGACGTGCGTGTGCTCGACATGCGGCGCGCCCCCGAGCACTTCGATGCACGGTTCTCCGCCCTGCGACGGCACTACGAGTACCGGTTCTCCACGGCGCCGTTCGGTGTGCTGCCTCTCGCACGGCATGACGTCGTTGGGTGGCACCGGCCGCTGGATGTCGATGCCATGGCCGAGGCTTCGCGGAAACTATTGGGGCTGAATGATTTCGCGGCCTTCTGCCGCCATCGTGACGGCGCCACAACGATCCGTGAATTGCAGCGGTTCGATTGGACGGTCGATGGGCATCGGCTGGCCGCGCACGTGAGTGCCGACGCGTTCTGTTGGTCGATGGTGCGATCGTTGGTGGGTGCGGTGCTGGTAGTGGGGGAGGGTAGGCGGCCGGTGCAGTGGTGCGCCGACTTGCTCAAGAAGGAAAGGCGTTCAAGCGATTTCGCGGCGGCGCCGGCGCGTGGTCTGACGCTGGTCGGTGTGGACTACCCGCCCGACGACGAGATGGCGGCTCGCGTGTTGATCACCCGTGATGTTCGAGTCCGAAAGGACTGA
- the rplQ gene encoding 50S ribosomal protein L17, with amino-acid sequence MPKPKKGQRLGGSSSHQKALLANLATALFEHGRIKTTETKARVLRPYAEKLITHAKKGDLHNRREVLKKIRDKDVVHALFDEIGPFYADRNGGYTRIIKVENRKGDNAPMAVIELVKEKTVTSEADRARRVASTKKADVDEAKVEETPAEEVVEVETDTADDAAAEAEGAADAAADTAEAPEAEDADKKD; translated from the coding sequence ATGCCCAAGCCCAAAAAGGGTCAGCGGCTCGGTGGATCGTCTTCGCATCAGAAGGCGCTCCTGGCCAACCTGGCCACCGCGCTGTTCGAGCACGGCCGGATCAAGACTACCGAGACGAAGGCCCGCGTGCTGCGGCCCTACGCCGAGAAGCTGATCACCCACGCCAAGAAGGGTGATCTGCACAACCGGCGCGAGGTGCTCAAGAAGATCCGCGACAAGGATGTTGTCCACGCCCTTTTCGACGAGATCGGTCCGTTCTACGCCGATCGCAACGGTGGCTACACCCGCATCATCAAGGTCGAGAACCGTAAGGGCGATAACGCGCCCATGGCGGTCATCGAGCTGGTGAAGGAGAAGACGGTCACCTCTGAGGCCGACCGGGCTCGCCGCGTCGCTTCGACCAAGAAGGCTGACGTCGACGAGGCCAAGGTCGAGGAGACTCCTGCCGAGGAAGTTGTCGAGGTCGAGACCGACACTGCTGACGACGCGGCTGCCGAGGCGGAAGGCGCGGCGGACGCCGCAGCTGACACGGCTGAGGCTCCCGAGGCCGAGGACGCAGACAAGAAGGATTGA
- a CDS encoding DNA-directed RNA polymerase subunit alpha — MLISQRPTLSEESLAENRSRFVIEPLEPGFGYTLGNSLRRTLLSSIPGAAVTSIRIDGVLHEFTTVPGVKEDVTDIILNLKSLVVSSEEDEPVTMYLRKQGPGAVTAGDIVPPAGVTVHNPDMHIATLNDKGKLEIELVVERGRGYVPAVQNKASGAEIGRIPVDSIYSPVLKVTYNVDATRVEQRTDFDKLVLDVETKNSITPRDALASAGKTLVELFGLARELNVEAEGIEIGPSPAEADHIASFALPIEDLDLTVRSYNCLKREGVHTVGELVARTESDLLDIRNFGQKSIDEVKIKLHQLGLSLKDSPTSFDPSEVAGYDVATGTWSDTGSYDFEGDQDFAETEQL; from the coding sequence ATGCTGATTTCTCAGCGACCGACACTGTCCGAAGAATCGCTGGCCGAGAACCGGTCGCGCTTCGTCATCGAGCCCCTGGAGCCGGGATTCGGCTACACCCTGGGCAACTCGCTGCGGCGCACCTTGCTGTCGTCCATCCCGGGCGCGGCAGTCACCAGCATCCGGATCGACGGCGTGCTGCATGAGTTCACCACCGTTCCCGGGGTGAAGGAAGACGTCACCGACATCATCCTGAACCTCAAGAGCCTCGTGGTGTCCTCGGAAGAGGACGAGCCCGTCACCATGTACCTGCGTAAGCAGGGACCGGGAGCCGTCACCGCCGGTGACATCGTGCCGCCCGCCGGTGTGACCGTGCACAACCCCGATATGCACATCGCGACCCTGAACGACAAGGGCAAGCTGGAGATCGAGCTCGTCGTCGAGCGCGGTCGCGGCTACGTCCCGGCCGTGCAGAACAAGGCCTCGGGTGCCGAGATCGGCCGTATCCCCGTCGATTCCATCTACTCGCCGGTGCTCAAGGTGACGTACAACGTCGACGCGACCCGTGTCGAGCAGCGCACCGACTTCGACAAGCTGGTGCTGGACGTCGAGACCAAGAACTCGATCACCCCGCGTGACGCGCTGGCCTCGGCCGGTAAGACGCTGGTTGAGCTGTTCGGGCTGGCCCGTGAGCTCAACGTCGAGGCCGAGGGCATCGAGATCGGGCCGTCGCCTGCCGAGGCAGACCACATCGCCTCGTTCGCGCTCCCCATCGAGGATCTGGATCTGACCGTCCGGTCGTACAACTGCCTCAAGCGCGAGGGTGTGCACACCGTCGGTGAGCTGGTTGCCCGCACCGAGTCGGACCTGCTGGACATCCGCAACTTCGGTCAGAAGTCCATCGACGAGGTGAAGATCAAGCTGCATCAGCTCGGCCTGTCGCTCAAGGACAGCCCGACCAGCTTCGATCCTTCCGAGGTCGCCGGGTACGACGTCGCCACCGGCACGTGGTCGGACACCGGTTCGTATGACTTCGAGGGCGATCAGGACTTCGCCGAAACCGAACAGCTCTAA
- the rpsD gene encoding 30S ribosomal protein S4, giving the protein MARYTGPVTRKSRRLGVDLVGGSSAYEKRPYPPGQHGRARIKESEYRQQLQEKQKARFTYGVMEKQFRRYYAEAVRSSGKTGEQLLQILETRLDNVVYRAGLARTRRMARQLVSHGHFTVNNVKVDVPSYRVSQYDIIDVKEKSLNTLPFEVARETAGDRPIPGWLQVVGERQRILVHQLPERAQIDVPLTEQLIVEFYSK; this is encoded by the coding sequence ATGGCTCGTTATACCGGACCCGTCACTCGCAAGTCCCGTCGTCTAGGTGTCGACCTCGTCGGTGGCTCCAGCGCGTACGAGAAGCGTCCTTACCCTCCCGGCCAGCACGGCCGCGCGCGGATCAAGGAGAGCGAATACCGCCAGCAGCTGCAGGAGAAGCAGAAGGCCCGCTTCACCTACGGCGTCATGGAGAAGCAGTTCCGCCGCTACTACGCCGAGGCCGTGCGGTCCTCCGGCAAGACCGGTGAGCAGCTGCTGCAGATCCTGGAGACCCGTCTCGACAACGTCGTGTACCGGGCCGGCCTGGCCCGTACCCGCCGGATGGCCCGCCAGCTGGTGTCGCACGGTCACTTCACGGTCAACAACGTGAAGGTCGATGTGCCCAGCTACCGGGTGTCGCAGTACGACATCATCGACGTCAAGGAAAAGTCGCTGAACACCTTGCCGTTCGAGGTCGCACGCGAGACCGCCGGCGATCGGCCCATCCCGGGCTGGCTGCAGGTTGTCGGCGAGCGCCAGCGCATTCTGGTGCACCAGCTCCCCGAGCGTGCGCAGATCGATGTGCCGCTCACCGAGCAGCTGATCGTCGAGTTCTACTCGAAGTAA
- the rpsK gene encoding 30S ribosomal protein S11, with translation MAPTKKGAAGPKKAQKTRRREKKNIPLGAAHIKSTFNNTIVSITDPQGNVIAWASSGHVGFKGSRKSTPFAAQLAAENAARKAQEHGVKKVDVFVKGPGSGRETAIRSLQAAGLEVGAISDVTPQPHNGCRPPKRRRV, from the coding sequence ATGGCACCAACGAAAAAGGGCGCTGCGGGCCCCAAGAAGGCGCAGAAGACTCGTCGCCGGGAAAAGAAGAACATCCCGCTCGGCGCCGCTCATATCAAGAGCACGTTCAACAACACCATCGTGTCGATCACCGATCCGCAGGGCAACGTGATCGCGTGGGCGTCGTCCGGTCACGTCGGCTTCAAGGGCTCGCGCAAGTCGACCCCGTTCGCCGCACAGCTCGCCGCCGAGAACGCGGCGCGCAAGGCTCAGGAACACGGCGTCAAGAAGGTCGACGTGTTCGTCAAGGGTCCCGGCTCCGGCCGTGAGACCGCCATCCGTTCACTGCAGGCCGCGGGCCTGGAAGTGGGCGCGATTTCCGATGTCACTCCGCAGCCGCACAACGGTTGCCGTCCGCCCAAGCGGCGCCGGGTCTAG
- the rpsM gene encoding 30S ribosomal protein S13, which yields MARLVGVDLPRDKRMEIALTYIYGIGRTRSKEILAATGISPEQRSKDLTDDQVTQLREYIEASLKVEGDLRREVQADIRRKIEIGCYQGLRHRRGLPVRGQRTKTNARTRKGPKRTIAGKKKAR from the coding sequence ATGGCACGTCTCGTAGGCGTCGACCTACCGCGCGATAAGCGTATGGAAATCGCGCTCACCTATATCTATGGCATTGGCCGGACCCGCTCCAAGGAGATCCTGGCCGCCACGGGCATCAGCCCCGAGCAGCGCAGCAAGGACCTGACCGATGATCAGGTGACGCAGCTGCGTGAATACATCGAAGCCTCTCTCAAGGTGGAGGGTGACCTGCGCCGCGAGGTGCAGGCCGACATCCGCCGCAAGATCGAGATCGGCTGCTACCAGGGCCTGCGCCACCGCCGCGGTCTGCCGGTGCGCGGTCAGCGGACCAAGACCAATGCGCGTACCCGCAAGGGACCGAAGCGCACCATCGCCGGCAAGAAGAAGGCCAGGTAA
- the rpmJ gene encoding 50S ribosomal protein L36, with the protein MKVNPSVKPICDKCRVIRRHGRVMVICQDPRHKQRQG; encoded by the coding sequence GTGAAGGTCAACCCGAGCGTCAAGCCGATCTGCGACAAGTGCCGCGTTATTCGCCGGCACGGGCGGGTCATGGTGATCTGCCAGGACCCTCGCCACAAGCAGAGGCAGGGCTAG
- the infA gene encoding translation initiation factor IF-1, with amino-acid sequence MAKKDGAIEVEGRVVEPLPNAMFRIELENGHKVLAHISGKMRQHYIRILPEDRVVVELSPYDLSRGRIVYRYK; translated from the coding sequence ATGGCTAAGAAAGACGGAGCCATCGAGGTCGAGGGCCGGGTGGTCGAACCCCTGCCCAATGCGATGTTTCGCATTGAGCTGGAGAACGGACACAAGGTGCTTGCCCACATCAGCGGCAAGATGCGGCAGCACTACATCCGCATCCTGCCTGAGGACAGAGTGGTAGTGGAGTTATCTCCCTATGACCTGTCCCGCGGTCGGATCGTTTACCGGTACAAGTAA
- a CDS encoding FAD-dependent oxidoreductase — MPHLAAVSADTHRDITDDAVVIVGGGPVGLLAATLLARRGIRVVVLEAAGSKDRQRHRNCATFVGHSTLRRYDRVAPELGARLRKSALAVHGVQTFYQGRPVFVMSSYAPSRMPGPWNPAAWGMSLSQRTIEDESLAEALNLGVEYHCGIAVTDISTDHTGARLTLSSGDRLRASYVIAADGSRSAIRQALGIGMSERPPSPPSAVIDVEPHPDGVTLDLPVQIQYHHPDLGGRHAIRLPYPDGLRLDVQFLPNDEATPSTELVRSWVTALTGDVWYADHIRSVEVHQTVQGVASSYTDVNRRVLLAGEAAHQFAPLGGRSLNSGVADAAAAAEAIAEALGESSDLAAAWLAINRSARERRRSGVRNRILSVRAQRVLDGSDVSMRARRTMAAKSAPHIWIAGAWLTAGLVRPTAIPHISRSGVTWS; from the coding sequence GTGCCTCACCTAGCTGCAGTGTCGGCGGACACGCATCGGGACATCACCGACGACGCCGTCGTGATCGTCGGTGGCGGTCCCGTGGGGTTGCTGGCTGCCACGCTATTGGCGCGCCGGGGAATTCGCGTCGTTGTGCTGGAGGCGGCAGGCTCGAAAGATCGCCAGCGCCATCGGAACTGTGCGACCTTCGTCGGACACTCGACGTTGCGGCGATACGACCGGGTAGCACCCGAGCTGGGTGCCCGTCTGCGCAAATCCGCGCTCGCGGTCCATGGCGTCCAGACCTTCTACCAGGGTCGCCCGGTGTTCGTCATGTCCTCCTACGCCCCCTCGCGGATGCCCGGTCCATGGAACCCCGCGGCATGGGGAATGAGCTTGTCGCAGCGCACCATTGAAGACGAGAGCCTGGCCGAGGCGCTGAATCTGGGAGTGGAGTACCACTGCGGTATCGCTGTCACCGACATCAGCACCGACCACACCGGCGCACGGCTGACGCTCTCCAGTGGCGATCGGCTGCGTGCGAGCTACGTCATCGCCGCCGACGGCTCCAGGTCGGCCATTCGGCAGGCGCTGGGCATCGGTATGTCCGAGCGCCCGCCGTCACCCCCTTCTGCGGTGATCGACGTCGAACCGCACCCGGACGGTGTCACGCTCGATCTGCCGGTACAGATCCAGTACCACCACCCCGATCTGGGCGGGCGCCACGCCATCCGGCTGCCCTACCCGGACGGTCTGCGCCTCGATGTTCAGTTCCTGCCCAACGATGAGGCCACACCGTCGACCGAACTGGTCCGTTCCTGGGTCACGGCGCTCACCGGCGATGTTTGGTATGCCGACCACATCAGGTCGGTCGAGGTGCATCAGACCGTGCAGGGCGTGGCCAGCAGCTACACCGACGTGAACCGTCGGGTACTGCTCGCGGGTGAGGCGGCCCATCAGTTCGCGCCGCTGGGGGGACGCAGCCTCAACTCGGGCGTGGCCGACGCGGCCGCGGCCGCCGAGGCCATCGCCGAAGCGCTGGGCGAGTCCAGCGATCTCGCCGCCGCCTGGCTGGCGATCAACCGCAGCGCGCGCGAGCGGCGCCGCTCTGGCGTGCGTAACCGGATACTGTCCGTCCGGGCGCAGCGAGTCCTGGATGGTTCGGACGTATCGATGCGGGCCAGACGGACGATGGCCGCCAAATCCGCACCCCATATCTGGATCGCGGGCGCCTGGCTGACAGCGGGCCTGGTACGACCCACGGCGATCCCGCATATCAGCAGGTCGGGAGTCACCTGGTCGTAA